A single region of the Candidatus Dadabacteria bacterium genome encodes:
- a CDS encoding sterol desaturase family protein, whose translation MTYIISAILVMSGFMAGAQIAYSKLYDWRIAEGDGSRLKDRYRNTSMNGTIAVAFYLVAVVMFGELLIDWDAASTWYDPVLVLLLYDFGYYWLHRLLHVRKIMQKVHWVHHMNLHPTAVDSLYLHPVEMIAGLAFLLISIVIVGPLGIGAFLAVVLLHTIINILHHTNLQLPYRLAWLANHWAASHDAHHSQGGNYGVITPVWDWIFGTRS comes from the coding sequence ATGACCTATATAATAAGCGCAATCCTGGTGATGAGCGGATTTATGGCCGGGGCCCAGATTGCCTACTCTAAGCTCTATGACTGGAGAATAGCCGAGGGAGACGGCAGTCGTCTCAAGGACCGTTACAGAAATACCTCGATGAACGGAACAATCGCCGTGGCGTTTTACCTTGTCGCGGTTGTGATGTTCGGGGAACTCCTGATAGACTGGGATGCAGCTTCCACCTGGTATGATCCCGTCCTCGTCCTGCTGCTCTACGATTTCGGGTACTACTGGCTGCATCGTCTGCTGCATGTGCGGAAAATCATGCAGAAAGTGCACTGGGTTCATCACATGAACCTGCATCCTACCGCCGTTGATTCCCTGTACCTGCACCCGGTGGAAATGATCGCGGGGCTGGCTTTCCTGCTAATCTCGATAGTGATAGTGGGCCCCTTGGGTATCGGAGCGTTTCTGGCGGTCGTTTTGCTCCATACCATCATCAACATACTGCATCATACGAACCTGCAGCTCCCCTACCGTCTGGCATGGCTCGCGAACCACTGGGCCGCAAGCCACGATGCGCATCACAGCCAGGGAGGAAATTACGGAGTGATTACGCCTGTATGGGACTGGATATTCGGAACGCGCTCATAA
- a CDS encoding NAD-dependent epimerase/dehydratase family protein, protein MGLDIRNALIKGSVLVTGGCGFIGGAIVHALADEGRDVRVVSPLCHSFRSDVQFLNVDIRDLSALVRACRGCETVIHCASVVQTRNTARDEMWSVNYGGTVNVIEACRRAGIRKLVHISSASVVFEGRDIEAGDETLPYAEVSMSAYVDSKIEAERRVLEFAAEGVTRACALRPHLVFGPGDQRFLPNILKRADGTGIREVGRREKLSDFVYVDNVVDAVLAAERALDSNGLVSGQAYFVTNAEPVPFFEFIERLLMASGYGPIRRRIPYWVAYAGAGIVEGFHAVMRRGLVPEDGVSRFAVRYLNTHHYFRIDKARRDLHWRPRVSLAEGIARTADSLHDSA, encoded by the coding sequence ATGGGACTGGATATTCGGAACGCGCTCATAAAAGGTTCCGTACTGGTAACCGGCGGATGCGGATTCATCGGAGGGGCGATTGTCCACGCATTGGCTGACGAGGGGCGGGATGTGCGGGTAGTCAGTCCGCTTTGCCATTCGTTTCGCTCCGACGTGCAATTTCTGAACGTGGATATCAGAGACCTGTCGGCCCTCGTCCGGGCTTGCCGCGGATGCGAGACGGTTATTCATTGCGCGTCCGTCGTACAGACCCGCAACACGGCACGGGATGAAATGTGGTCCGTGAACTACGGCGGGACGGTCAACGTGATAGAAGCATGCAGGAGGGCCGGCATACGCAAACTTGTGCATATCAGTTCGGCCAGCGTGGTTTTCGAGGGCAGGGATATCGAGGCCGGAGACGAGACCCTTCCCTATGCGGAAGTATCCATGAGCGCCTACGTGGACAGCAAGATAGAGGCGGAACGACGTGTCCTGGAGTTCGCTGCAGAGGGCGTAACCCGGGCATGCGCGCTGCGTCCTCACCTCGTCTTCGGTCCTGGAGACCAACGTTTCCTCCCGAACATTCTCAAACGGGCGGACGGGACGGGTATCCGAGAAGTTGGCCGGAGGGAGAAGCTGTCCGACTTCGTCTATGTTGACAATGTGGTCGATGCTGTGCTGGCCGCGGAACGGGCCCTTGACTCGAACGGGCTGGTATCCGGTCAGGCATATTTCGTGACGAACGCGGAACCGGTCCCGTTCTTCGAGTTCATAGAACGCCTGCTCATGGCGTCAGGGTACGGTCCCATCCGACGACGTATTCCCTACTGGGTGGCGTACGCAGGAGCGGGCATTGTGGAGGGCTTCCATGCCGTGATGCGACGGGGCCTGGTCCCGGAGGACGGCGTGTCCCGGTTCGCGGTCCGCTACTTGAATACGCATCACTACTTCCGTATTGACAAGGCGCGCCGCGACCTGCATTGGCGACCCCGAGTATCCCTTGCCGAGGGGATAGCACGCACGGCCGATTCGTTGCACGATTCGGCGTAG
- a CDS encoding glutathione S-transferase N-terminal domain-containing protein codes for MIDLYTAATPNGKKVSIMLEELGVAYKVHALNLSEFEHKEPWFLEINPNGKIPAIVDNDDGTAVFESGAILIYLADKFGSFLPPLGDSRRTTCIEWLMFQMSAVGPMQGQLNVFLKYAPEKIPYAIKRYTEETKRLYSILDERLSEVEYLAENYSIADIATWPWINAYDWAELDLGAFPNLTRWHAEVGERPAVIRGNGVPPSPKEEETEEERIRRIQKLLS; via the coding sequence ATGATCGATCTCTACACGGCGGCCACGCCGAACGGCAAGAAGGTTTCAATAATGCTTGAAGAACTGGGAGTCGCCTACAAGGTTCACGCGCTTAACCTCTCTGAGTTTGAACACAAGGAGCCGTGGTTTCTCGAGATAAACCCGAACGGGAAAATACCCGCGATAGTTGACAATGACGACGGCACGGCGGTTTTTGAGTCAGGAGCCATACTCATATATCTTGCCGACAAGTTCGGAAGCTTTCTTCCGCCCCTCGGAGACAGTCGCAGAACAACGTGCATCGAGTGGCTCATGTTCCAGATGTCGGCTGTGGGGCCCATGCAGGGACAGCTGAACGTCTTTTTAAAGTACGCCCCGGAAAAAATACCCTATGCCATAAAGAGATACACCGAGGAGACTAAAAGGCTCTACTCGATACTCGACGAAAGACTCTCTGAGGTGGAGTACCTAGCGGAAAACTATTCGATCGCCGACATAGCCACGTGGCCCTGGATAAACGCTTACGACTGGGCGGAACTGGATCTCGGGGCTTTTCCGAATCTTACCAGGTGGCATGCCGAAGTTGGCGAAAGGCCCGCCGTGATAAGAGGAAACGGGGTTCCCCCAAGCCCGAAGGAAGAGGAAACGGAAGAAGAGAGGATAAGGAGAATTCAGAAACTGCTTTCCTAG